A window of Paremcibacter congregatus contains these coding sequences:
- a CDS encoding DUF4166 domain-containing protein — translation MTQDPIFKTIFGEDWNKLPPVMHKHYANRPYTTDLATVEGTLDVMCAGPIKFLAPIFWLMRGIPPHTEVDVSVVVNFESDEESNFFHFRRIFNFKTRKPYSFNSRMMQIKDNEVVEIMWSGFGWRMHYVWEAGRVKLKHKGYVFHLFGCLIPLPLTFLLGEGNAEEIAIDDNSFDMKVTITHPWWGKVYQYGGRFKVKKNI, via the coding sequence ATGACACAAGACCCTATATTTAAAACTATTTTTGGCGAAGATTGGAATAAACTTCCCCCCGTAATGCATAAACATTATGCCAATCGTCCCTATACAACCGATTTGGCGACAGTTGAAGGGACATTGGATGTCATGTGTGCGGGACCTATAAAATTCCTAGCGCCAATTTTTTGGCTTATGCGTGGTATTCCGCCACATACGGAGGTGGATGTTTCTGTAGTAGTGAATTTCGAGAGTGATGAAGAGAGTAATTTTTTTCATTTCAGGCGCATTTTTAATTTCAAAACACGCAAACCTTACAGCTTTAATTCTAGAATGATGCAGATTAAAGATAATGAAGTGGTGGAGATTATGTGGTCCGGCTTTGGCTGGCGAATGCACTATGTTTGGGAAGCCGGACGCGTGAAGCTTAAACATAAAGGATATGTTTTTCACTTGTTTGGGTGTCTGATTCCGCTTCCTCTGACATTTCTTTTGGGAGAAGGTAATGCCGAAGAGATCGCCATCGATGATAACAGCTTTGATATGAAAGTTACTATTACGCATCCGTGGTGGGGAAAGGTTTATCAGTATGGTGGGCGTTTTAAGGTCAAGAAAAACATATGA
- a CDS encoding winged helix-turn-helix transcriptional regulator, producing the protein MTFGQFCPVALASEVLTQKWMLLIIRELTAGSQRFNDIRRGVPRISATLLKQRLDQLEHAGIVRRTPQSKAATPAYQLTEAGRDLKPVLGAIGEWGQRWAREIEEDDLDAGWLVWGMHRRLDLAQMPPGQTVLEIEFTDAPKDKRFFWLVCGPDKVDVCLKPPGHEVDLAVSTDVRTLGEVWRGIRPLQPELAAGRVRLTGPRPLQQAFPDWLMLSIFAGIERRR; encoded by the coding sequence ATGACATTCGGACAATTCTGCCCTGTGGCTCTGGCCTCGGAAGTTCTGACCCAGAAATGGATGCTGCTGATCATTCGTGAACTTACCGCCGGCAGCCAGCGGTTCAACGACATCCGCCGCGGTGTGCCCCGTATTTCCGCCACCCTGCTCAAGCAACGCCTGGATCAGCTGGAACATGCCGGGATCGTGCGCCGCACCCCGCAGAGTAAAGCCGCCACCCCCGCTTACCAACTGACCGAGGCCGGGCGCGACCTGAAACCGGTGCTCGGGGCCATCGGCGAATGGGGCCAGCGCTGGGCCCGGGAAATTGAAGAAGATGATCTCGACGCCGGTTGGCTGGTCTGGGGCATGCATCGCCGGCTGGATCTCGCCCAGATGCCGCCGGGTCAAACCGTGCTCGAAATTGAATTCACCGATGCGCCAAAGGACAAACGGTTTTTCTGGCTGGTTTGCGGTCCCGATAAAGTGGATGTCTGTCTCAAGCCCCCCGGACATGAGGTTGACCTTGCGGTGAGCACCGATGTGCGCACTCTGGGCGAGGTCTGGCGCGGCATTCGCCCGTTACAGCCGGAACTCGCCGCCGGCCGCGTCAGGCTCACCGGCCCCCGCCCCTTGCAACAGGCCTTCCCCGACTGGCTGATGCTCAGCATTTTCGCCGGGATAGAAAGGCGGCGCTAA
- a CDS encoding DUF2269 family protein — protein sequence MVDIDPYLIIRTLHIISSTIVFGTGVGIAFFMFRSYFGADHAAKLYAVRTTVLADYIFTLPAVIIQPVTGFWLVWQVGYDWTVPWLVITYVIYAIAGACWLPVVWIQIELKKILESVSEKTDLPERYHSLFKIWFILGCPAFIGLVAVFFLMVMKPV from the coding sequence ATGGTGGATATTGATCCATATCTTATTATCAGGACGTTACATATCATAAGCTCGACGATAGTGTTTGGCACTGGTGTCGGGATTGCGTTCTTCATGTTCCGTTCTTACTTTGGAGCTGACCATGCGGCGAAACTATATGCCGTGCGGACAACAGTTCTTGCTGACTATATCTTTACCTTGCCTGCCGTGATTATTCAGCCTGTAACAGGGTTCTGGCTAGTTTGGCAAGTTGGATACGACTGGACGGTACCTTGGCTGGTGATCACATATGTGATTTACGCGATTGCGGGGGCCTGTTGGTTGCCGGTCGTCTGGATTCAAATTGAGCTCAAGAAAATTCTGGAAAGCGTTTCAGAAAAAACAGACTTACCAGAACGTTATCATTCCCTCTTCAAAATTTGGTTCATCCTCGGTTGCCCAGCATTCATTGGGCTTGTTGCTGTTTTCTTTTTGATGGTGATGAAACCAGTATGA
- a CDS encoding saccharopine dehydrogenase family protein, whose protein sequence is MIKRVLIIGGYGNFGWFIAKSLAQEKNIRVIIAGRSLEKAKRLAATIDAVNDVEVCYTDINQKFSEALSSIAPHIVIHTSGPFQSQGYDVANICIDQGIHYIDLADGRDFVAGIGELDGQAKKNDVLVVSGASSVPCLTAALVDYYKGEFSILEVLDYGITTAQKTARGLATTEAILGYVGKPIKTLIEGEWCHVFGWQGLRARKYRMLGRRFLAYCDVPDLALFPKRYPGLKTIRFYAGLEISFIHLTLWMLSGMVRIGGIRNLEKVAPLMLRISHLFDFLGTDTSAFHMTLSGKGRAGAAKSITFELTARSGDGPYIPTMPAILMAKKLANDDVKVRGAFPCVGFITRDEYLGALEGLDISWYST, encoded by the coding sequence ATGATTAAACGCGTTCTTATCATTGGAGGGTATGGAAACTTCGGGTGGTTTATCGCGAAATCACTGGCGCAGGAGAAAAATATTCGTGTTATTATTGCAGGACGTTCGCTAGAAAAAGCAAAACGTCTTGCCGCAACGATTGACGCCGTGAATGATGTTGAAGTTTGTTACACAGATATTAACCAAAAATTTTCAGAAGCATTATCCTCAATAGCTCCTCATATTGTAATTCACACATCTGGGCCCTTTCAGTCACAAGGATATGACGTTGCCAATATCTGTATTGATCAAGGCATACATTATATTGATTTGGCAGATGGGCGTGATTTTGTAGCAGGTATTGGTGAACTGGATGGCCAAGCAAAAAAAAATGATGTCCTTGTTGTGAGTGGCGCAAGTTCAGTGCCATGCCTGACAGCTGCGTTGGTTGATTATTATAAAGGGGAGTTTAGCATCCTCGAAGTTCTGGACTACGGTATTACAACAGCACAGAAAACGGCGCGTGGGCTTGCCACAACTGAGGCTATTCTTGGCTATGTGGGCAAGCCGATCAAGACTTTGATTGAGGGGGAGTGGTGCCATGTCTTCGGGTGGCAGGGGTTGCGGGCGCGGAAATATAGAATGCTTGGTCGGCGGTTCTTGGCATATTGCGATGTCCCTGATTTAGCTTTATTTCCAAAACGATACCCGGGACTTAAAACCATTCGATTCTACGCTGGGCTTGAAATTTCGTTTATTCACCTCACCCTCTGGATGCTTTCAGGGATGGTGCGGATAGGCGGGATACGGAATCTGGAGAAGGTTGCCCCACTGATGTTGCGCATATCACATCTTTTTGATTTTCTGGGCACGGATACTAGTGCCTTCCATATGACATTGTCCGGTAAGGGGCGTGCTGGAGCCGCAAAGTCAATAACATTTGAACTCACTGCCCGTTCAGGTGATGGCCCTTATATCCCGACGATGCCTGCCATCTTAATGGCAAAAAAACTTGCCAATGATGACGTAAAAGTAAGAGGCGCTTTTCCCTGCGTTGGCTTTATCACGCGTGATGAGTATCTTGGCGCGTTAGAGGGGTTGGATATTTCTTGGTATAGTACGTAA
- the frr gene encoding ribosome recycling factor, protein MSAEINLNDLRRRMNGAIENLKNEFAGLRTGRASVHLLDPVVVDAYGSKMPLNQVATVSTPESRLISVQIWDKTMVAATEKAIRNAGLGLNPVTDGQTLRIPIPELNEERRAELTKVAGKYAEQARIAIRNVRRDGMDTIKRLEKDSEISQDEQKNYSDQIQKLTDEMIKDVDATTEIKEKEIMQV, encoded by the coding sequence ATGTCAGCTGAAATAAATCTTAATGACCTGCGGCGCCGGATGAATGGCGCGATCGAAAATCTGAAAAATGAATTTGCCGGCCTGCGGACAGGTCGGGCGTCGGTTCATCTTCTTGACCCGGTGGTTGTGGATGCCTATGGCTCTAAAATGCCTCTCAATCAGGTGGCGACGGTTTCAACACCTGAGTCCCGCCTGATCAGTGTGCAGATTTGGGATAAAACCATGGTTGCGGCGACGGAAAAAGCCATTCGTAATGCCGGACTTGGCCTGAACCCGGTCACGGACGGTCAGACGTTGCGCATTCCGATCCCGGAACTTAACGAAGAGCGTCGTGCGGAATTGACCAAGGTCGCCGGTAAATATGCCGAACAGGCCCGCATCGCCATTCGTAACGTGCGTCGGGACGGTATGGATACAATCAAAAGGCTGGAAAAAGACAGTGAAATCAGTCAGGATGAACAAAAAAACTATTCTGATCAGATCCAAAAACTGACGGACGAAATGATCAAGGACGTCGATGCAACGACGGAAATCAAAGAAAAAGAAATTATGCAGGTGTAA
- the tsf gene encoding translation elongation factor Ts, which produces MAQITAAIVKELREKSGAGMMDCKNALKENDGDVEAAMDWLRQKGIAKAAKKSGRVAAEGLVAVATNGTTSVAVEVNSETDFVARNEGFQNIVKNVAAVALENNGDFDATAAAAYPGTGRSVKDELTEAVGTIGENMNFRRATGLSVDNGIVATYIHNSVAPSLGKIAVLVALESAADEATLTALGKQLAMHVAATSPLAMTTEELDPEAVERERNVLIEQARESGKPDNIIEKMIVGRMSKFYQEVVFMEQTFIVDGETKIAKVIENAAKAAGTDIKLTGYVRLELGDGIEKEEGDFAAEVAAAVGK; this is translated from the coding sequence ATGGCTCAGATTACAGCTGCTATTGTTAAAGAACTGCGCGAGAAATCCGGCGCAGGTATGATGGATTGTAAAAACGCCTTGAAAGAAAACGACGGTGATGTCGAAGCGGCCATGGACTGGTTGCGTCAGAAGGGTATCGCGAAAGCGGCCAAGAAATCAGGTCGTGTTGCGGCCGAAGGTCTGGTGGCGGTTGCGACTAACGGTACGACGTCTGTTGCGGTTGAAGTCAACTCCGAAACTGACTTTGTCGCCCGGAACGAAGGTTTCCAGAACATCGTGAAAAATGTTGCGGCGGTTGCCCTTGAAAATAATGGCGACTTTGACGCAACAGCGGCGGCCGCCTATCCCGGCACAGGCCGTTCTGTCAAAGATGAGCTGACCGAAGCCGTCGGCACCATCGGCGAGAATATGAATTTCCGTCGTGCGACTGGACTTTCTGTTGATAACGGTATTGTCGCGACATACATCCATAACAGCGTCGCGCCAAGCCTCGGCAAGATCGCGGTTCTGGTGGCGCTTGAGTCCGCTGCGGACGAAGCAACGCTGACTGCCTTGGGGAAACAGCTGGCCATGCATGTGGCGGCGACATCCCCACTGGCGATGACAACCGAAGAACTTGATCCGGAAGCGGTTGAGCGCGAGCGTAATGTTCTGATCGAACAGGCGCGGGAATCAGGCAAACCTGACAACATTATTGAAAAAATGATTGTTGGCCGGATGTCAAAATTCTATCAGGAAGTTGTCTTCATGGAGCAGACATTCATCGTTGACGGCGAAACAAAAATCGCCAAGGTCATCGAGAATGCTGCCAAAGCTGCCGGTACGGATATCAAGCTGACGGGCTATGTTCGTCTTGAACTTGGTGACGGCATTGAAAAAGAAGAAGGCGATTTCGCTGCTGAAGTTGCTGCTGCCGTAGGTAAATAA
- a CDS encoding isoprenyl transferase produces the protein MVKEGFASRKKSKNSEPPVHVAIIMDGNGRWAKKRMLPKVAGHKRGADAVRRCVEDAIDLGIRYLTLYAFSSENWNRPEDEVNDLMGLLHRYLTKEVDELDDKNIRLAFIGDRSKLSPDIRALIEAAEQRTLNNSRLCLTLALSYGGRAEIVDAARKLAEQVQAGKISPEDISEETFSGKLHTHDIPDPDLIIRTSGEQRISNFLLWQIAYAEFVFLDVLWPDFNREVLEQALDEYGGRDRRFGARP, from the coding sequence ATGGTGAAGGAAGGTTTCGCTTCCCGGAAAAAAAGTAAAAATTCCGAACCTCCCGTTCATGTCGCCATTATTATGGATGGCAATGGACGGTGGGCCAAAAAGCGTATGCTGCCTAAAGTCGCAGGGCATAAACGGGGCGCGGACGCCGTCCGGCGCTGTGTTGAAGACGCCATTGATCTGGGGATCAGATATCTCACGCTTTATGCCTTTTCATCGGAAAACTGGAACCGGCCGGAAGATGAAGTCAATGATCTTATGGGATTATTGCACCGTTACCTGACCAAGGAAGTCGATGAACTGGATGATAAAAATATTCGTTTGGCCTTCATTGGTGACCGGTCAAAACTGAGCCCGGATATCCGGGCGCTGATTGAGGCGGCGGAACAGAGAACGCTGAATAACAGCCGGCTGTGCCTGACGCTGGCGTTGAGTTATGGCGGCCGGGCAGAGATCGTCGATGCGGCGCGGAAGCTTGCCGAACAGGTGCAGGCTGGGAAAATTTCACCTGAAGATATTTCGGAAGAAACATTTTCCGGTAAGCTGCACACCCATGATATTCCCGATCCCGATTTGATTATCCGCACAAGCGGTGAACAGCGGATCAGTAATTTTCTGTTGTGGCAGATTGCCTATGCGGAATTCGTGTTTCTGGACGTGTTGTGGCCTGATTTTAACCGTGAGGTTCTTGAGCAGGCGCTGGATGAATACGGCGGACGTGACCGCCGCTTTGGCGCGAGACCCTGA
- the pyrH gene encoding UMP kinase has product MTDTPQYKRVLLKLSGEALMGELDYGIDPKMVSRIAREIKTVQELGVQVCLVVGAGNIFRGMTGVASGFDRTSADHMGMLATVMNSIAIQNALEQEGVDTRVQSAFPIASVCEPYIRRKAIRHMEKGRVVVFAAGTGNPFFTTDTAAALRAAEMGCDGLLKGTQVDGVYTADPKTDPTAEKYDRLDYHTVLTKDLKVLDASAIALARENDIPIVVFSIHKHGEFARVMCGSGEFTIICKE; this is encoded by the coding sequence ATGACTGATACCCCCCAGTATAAACGCGTTTTGTTAAAACTTTCCGGTGAGGCCCTTATGGGGGAACTGGACTATGGTATTGACCCCAAGATGGTCAGCCGAATCGCCCGCGAAATAAAGACCGTACAGGAACTTGGTGTTCAGGTCTGTCTTGTGGTGGGCGCCGGTAATATTTTCCGGGGAATGACAGGCGTGGCGAGCGGGTTTGACCGAACCTCTGCCGACCATATGGGAATGCTGGCCACCGTGATGAATTCTATCGCCATTCAAAACGCCCTTGAACAGGAAGGCGTCGATACCCGGGTCCAGTCCGCATTTCCGATCGCGTCTGTGTGTGAACCTTATATTCGGCGCAAGGCAATACGCCATATGGAAAAGGGCCGTGTTGTGGTCTTTGCTGCCGGCACTGGTAATCCATTCTTCACCACCGACACGGCGGCGGCGCTGCGGGCGGCGGAAATGGGCTGTGACGGGCTGCTGAAAGGCACCCAGGTGGACGGTGTTTACACAGCGGATCCCAAAACTGACCCGACGGCGGAAAAATATGACAGACTTGATTATCATACGGTTCTGACCAAAGATCTGAAAGTTCTGGACGCCTCGGCAATTGCATTGGCGCGGGAAAATGATATTCCCATTGTTGTCTTTTCAATTCATAAGCATGGCGAATTTGCCCGCGTGATGTGCGGTAGCGGTGAATTTACTATTATATGCAAGGAGTAA
- a CDS encoding NUDIX hydrolase — MTDTPASAPVEAKDSASVLIIRDGAVHDRYGALQILMVKRHQKIRFAGGAYVFPGGKLDPADRALEEQDQKDAAADISAEFRGLRYAALREVFEETGLVIGTQAGQAIDEAGRAALDRDYRQAFLDGSLTLADFLARSGVTLDMGDCYPFAHWITPEVYPVRFDTRFYLTVAPTGQLPSPDGHEITEVQWMYPMKLVEESDGVLMFPTMMNLKMLGQARSVAEALELLGQREIVTVTPEVIEGDKVSFRKIPAAAGYEDVDQTRTRTAIDLKNG; from the coding sequence ATGACCGATACGCCTGCATCCGCGCCTGTAGAAGCGAAAGATTCCGCCTCTGTTCTGATTATCCGGGACGGGGCGGTGCATGACCGCTATGGCGCCCTGCAAATCCTGATGGTCAAACGCCATCAGAAAATTCGTTTTGCCGGGGGGGCTTATGTTTTTCCCGGTGGCAAGCTTGATCCGGCGGATCGGGCGTTGGAAGAACAGGATCAAAAGGATGCGGCGGCGGATATCTCGGCCGAGTTTCGCGGGTTGCGCTATGCAGCGCTGCGGGAAGTGTTCGAGGAAACCGGATTGGTGATCGGTACGCAAGCGGGTCAGGCCATCGACGAGGCGGGCCGGGCGGCGCTGGACCGGGATTATCGTCAGGCGTTTCTCGACGGCAGCCTGACGTTGGCGGATTTCCTCGCCCGGTCGGGCGTGACGCTGGATATGGGGGATTGTTATCCCTTTGCCCACTGGATCACGCCGGAAGTCTATCCGGTGCGCTTTGACACCCGTTTCTACCTGACCGTGGCGCCGACCGGCCAACTGCCGAGCCCGGATGGACATGAGATCACCGAGGTGCAATGGATGTATCCCATGAAGCTGGTGGAGGAATCCGACGGGGTTCTGATGTTCCCGACCATGATGAACCTGAAAATGCTCGGTCAGGCGCGGTCTGTGGCGGAGGCTCTGGAACTGTTGGGTCAGCGCGAGATCGTGACCGTCACCCCGGAAGTGATCGAGGGCGACAAGGTCAGTTTCCGCAAGATTCCGGCCGCGGCCGGTTATGAAGATGTCGACCAGACCCGCACCCGCACCGCCATTGATCTGAAAAACGGATAA
- the rpsB gene encoding 30S ribosomal protein S2: MATPTFTMRQLLEAGVHFGHQSHRWNPKMKEYIFGARNKVHIINLSLTVPLLARALEQVRDVTAAGGRVLFVGTKRQASGPIAEAAKRCGQYYVNHRWLGGMMTNWQTISKSIKRLKELDEKLDNEQTGLTKKELLQMTRERDKLERALGGIKDMGGIPNIIFVIDTNKEELAIQEANKLGIPVVAVLDTNCNPDGVTFPVPGNDDATRAVQLYCDLVAGAVLDGIQQEMVDQGVDLGAAEAAPVVEELAAEAAPAEEAPAEEASAEKAAASE, from the coding sequence ATGGCAACGCCTACATTTACGATGCGTCAGCTTTTGGAAGCTGGTGTACATTTTGGACATCAGTCCCACCGTTGGAACCCGAAGATGAAAGAATACATCTTTGGTGCCCGCAATAAAGTTCATATCATCAATCTGTCCCTGACCGTGCCTTTGCTGGCCCGTGCGCTGGAACAGGTCCGTGACGTTACGGCCGCTGGTGGTCGTGTTCTTTTCGTTGGTACAAAGCGTCAGGCCTCTGGCCCGATCGCCGAAGCCGCGAAACGTTGTGGTCAGTATTACGTCAATCACCGCTGGCTCGGTGGCATGATGACCAACTGGCAGACCATTTCCAAATCCATCAAGCGTCTGAAAGAACTTGATGAGAAGCTGGACAATGAACAGACTGGCCTGACCAAGAAAGAACTGCTGCAGATGACACGCGAGCGTGACAAACTGGAGCGGGCGCTGGGCGGTATCAAAGATATGGGCGGCATTCCGAACATCATCTTTGTCATCGACACCAATAAAGAAGAACTGGCCATTCAGGAAGCCAACAAACTTGGCATTCCCGTTGTCGCCGTTCTTGACACAAACTGTAACCCGGACGGCGTAACATTCCCGGTTCCAGGGAATGATGACGCGACCCGTGCGGTTCAGCTTTATTGTGATCTGGTTGCCGGTGCGGTTCTCGACGGTATTCAGCAGGAAATGGTTGACCAGGGTGTCGACCTTGGCGCAGCGGAAGCTGCCCCTGTTGTTGAAGAACTGGCTGCTGAAGCAGCGCCAGCCGAAGAAGCCCCTGCGGAAGAGGCGTCTGCTGAAAAAGCTGCCGCTTCTGAGTAG